The Blastocatellia bacterium genome has a window encoding:
- a CDS encoding tryptophan 2,3-dioxygenase family protein, with protein sequence MSESYQPELTYGDYLKVPELLRLQVCLSEPAHHDELQFIIVHQVYELWFKLILHELDEALARLQQDDVRTAIRLMRRVVAIQKVLVQQIDVLETMRPVDFLGFRNNLKPASGFQSWQFREIEFLAGCKDAAFLHHHEGDPVALAHLQRRWHEPSLRDVFFDLLRRRGFELPPGSQFEGDAQQQCVEQLLRILAEPDRYDDLYQLCDVIVEFDEHVALWRDRHVRMVERMIGKKTGTGGSEGVLYLQATLGKKFFPELWEARTALDINGNHCPYGHR encoded by the coding sequence ATGAGCGAGTCATATCAACCTGAACTGACGTATGGCGACTACTTAAAGGTACCGGAATTACTGCGGCTGCAGGTCTGTCTCTCGGAACCGGCGCATCACGACGAATTGCAATTTATCATTGTCCATCAGGTTTACGAGCTGTGGTTCAAGTTGATCCTGCACGAATTGGATGAGGCGCTCGCGCGACTGCAACAAGACGACGTGCGCACAGCTATTCGCCTGATGCGACGGGTCGTTGCCATTCAGAAGGTGCTGGTGCAACAGATTGATGTGCTCGAGACGATGCGGCCTGTGGATTTTCTCGGATTTCGCAACAACCTCAAGCCAGCCAGCGGATTTCAATCCTGGCAATTTCGCGAGATCGAATTTCTGGCCGGCTGCAAGGATGCCGCTTTTCTCCACCATCACGAGGGTGATCCGGTGGCGTTAGCCCACTTGCAGCGTCGTTGGCATGAGCCGTCGTTGCGTGATGTATTCTTTGATCTGTTGCGTCGTCGCGGATTTGAGCTTCCGCCGGGAAGCCAGTTTGAGGGGGATGCACAACAGCAGTGCGTCGAACAGCTCCTGCGCATTCTGGCCGAGCCGGACCGCTACGATGACCTTTACCAGCTCTGTGATGTGATCGTCGAATTTGATGAACACGTTGCGCTCTGGCGTGACCGACATGTGCGCATGGTGGAACGGATGATCGGCAAGAAAACAGGCACCGGCGGGAGCGAAGGCGTGCTCTATTTGCAAGCGACGCTCGGAAAGAAATTTTTTCCTGAGCTCTGGGAGGCGCGAACGGCGCTTGATATAAACGGGAACCATTGCCCCTACGGCCACCGATGA
- a CDS encoding S8 family serine peptidase has product MKRILSYYFAGLMIVTGIWPAQASQTRPFFDVSQFRGARFVPGRVLVKYRGEAAVRLVHLPAGEDVMGRLQSLSYDARVEYAEPDLIYTIDKVSNDPRQAELWGMRAVRATDAWEITTGSQDVVVAVTDTGIDYTHPDLSDNMWRNLGEVPNNGRDDDFNGYVDDYYGWNGYSNNGHPLDDNDHGTHVAGTIGAVGDNNAGVVGVNWRVKLMALKFLGSDGSGSLSDAIEVINYTIFMKQRGVNIVAINASWGGGGYSRTLEEAIDRATAAGILFVAAAGNDSTSAIEYPGGYRNALAVAAVEMDGQTLASFSNYGSWVDVAAPGRSILSTVRGNRYASFSGTSMATPHVAGLAGLLASVAPLSVQQLRQAIENHVRVVPSLQGRVQTGGLIDAAASVGSLSSSPPPPPTPSQNTPPTVTLAASSTTVNAGTPVNITATAFDPDQDPLTYQWQTSGGQIQGQGSAVTLNTSGISSSAGTPVPVTVQVLVSDGRGGFAQNQVVINVTPQAAPAAKFSLQITPASQSIRSGRVLYAIQITRTQDYQNGGAKLDPIVLNNQDEVFAVVVTPRPRKGKQPTTATMYVSLLTARPSASEYRLQVKGTDDFGGEVLSNIVTATLP; this is encoded by the coding sequence ATGAAACGGATTCTTAGTTACTATTTTGCTGGACTGATGATCGTGACGGGGATATGGCCGGCTCAAGCCAGTCAAACCCGACCCTTTTTCGATGTGAGCCAATTTCGTGGCGCGCGATTTGTGCCCGGGCGCGTGCTGGTCAAGTATCGTGGCGAGGCAGCGGTTCGGCTGGTTCATTTGCCAGCCGGTGAGGACGTGATGGGTCGGTTGCAATCGCTCTCGTATGACGCGCGCGTCGAGTATGCCGAGCCGGATTTGATTTACACGATTGACAAAGTTTCTAATGATCCGCGGCAGGCTGAGCTGTGGGGCATGCGTGCGGTCCGCGCAACCGACGCATGGGAGATCACAACTGGAAGTCAAGATGTAGTCGTGGCCGTCACTGATACAGGGATTGACTACACTCATCCGGATTTGAGTGACAACATGTGGCGTAATCTTGGCGAGGTTCCCAACAACGGTCGGGACGATGATTTTAACGGTTATGTTGATGACTATTACGGTTGGAACGGTTACAGCAACAACGGTCATCCCCTTGACGACAATGATCACGGCACGCATGTAGCCGGCACCATCGGCGCAGTTGGCGACAACAATGCGGGCGTTGTGGGTGTCAATTGGCGCGTGAAACTGATGGCCTTGAAGTTTCTCGGTTCGGATGGTTCGGGCTCGTTGTCTGACGCTATCGAAGTGATCAATTATACTATTTTCATGAAGCAGCGCGGCGTCAACATTGTGGCGATCAATGCCAGTTGGGGTGGTGGCGGTTATTCGCGGACGCTGGAGGAAGCTATTGATCGAGCAACGGCAGCCGGCATCTTGTTTGTCGCGGCCGCTGGCAATGACAGCACGTCGGCAATTGAATATCCCGGTGGTTATAGGAATGCATTGGCCGTCGCAGCCGTGGAAATGGACGGTCAGACGCTGGCCAGTTTTTCGAATTACGGGAGTTGGGTTGACGTGGCGGCGCCGGGGCGCTCAATCTTGAGCACGGTTCGCGGCAATCGTTATGCGAGCTTCAGTGGCACTTCGATGGCCACGCCCCATGTAGCTGGATTGGCCGGTTTGCTTGCCTCGGTGGCGCCGCTGTCTGTTCAACAACTGCGCCAGGCCATTGAGAACCACGTGCGCGTCGTTCCCAGCTTGCAAGGCAGGGTGCAAACAGGCGGTCTGATTGATGCGGCTGCGTCGGTGGGCAGCTTAAGTAGTAGTCCGCCGCCTCCGCCCACACCCAGTCAGAATACGCCGCCGACGGTCACGCTTGCGGCCAGCTCGACCACTGTGAATGCCGGCACGCCGGTCAACATTACGGCCACCGCGTTTGATCCTGACCAAGACCCATTGACCTACCAGTGGCAAACGTCAGGCGGTCAGATTCAGGGGCAAGGCAGTGCTGTGACGCTCAATACCAGCGGCATCAGTTCATCTGCTGGGACGCCCGTTCCCGTGACTGTTCAGGTGCTCGTGTCTGATGGTCGTGGCGGCTTCGCTCAAAATCAGGTCGTCATTAACGTCACGCCGCAAGCGGCTCCGGCAGCGAAATTCTCGTTGCAAATCACGCCAGCCTCGCAATCCATTCGGAGCGGTCGCGTGCTGTACGCTATTCAGATCACGCGGACGCAGGACTATCAAAACGGTGGGGCGAAGTTGGACCCGATCGTGCTGAACAATCAGGATGAAGTCTTTGCTGTCGTTGTCACGCCGCGTCCGCGCAAAGGCAAACAACCAACCACGGCGACTATGTATGTATCGCTGTTGACGGCCCGACCATCTGCGTCGGAGTACCGATTGCAGGTCAAAGGAACGGATGACTTTGGTGGCGAAGTCCTATCCAACATCGTCACCGCCACGCTCCCGTAA
- a CDS encoding heme-binding protein, with translation MITVPKLTLDDVKIILAASEQKAREIGVDMDIAVVDDGGHLLGFYRMDNAKITGIAIATDKAFTAAGTRRPTRDYAEIGKPGGMAFGIHVSNQGRFTIYGGGVPIVVNGRVVGAVGCSSGTAEQDHEVAQAGIDAFLKTLNQG, from the coding sequence ATGATCACTGTTCCGAAACTAACACTCGACGATGTGAAAATCATTCTGGCAGCCAGCGAGCAAAAAGCCAGAGAGATCGGCGTGGACATGGACATTGCCGTTGTGGATGATGGCGGTCACCTGCTCGGTTTCTATCGCATGGATAATGCCAAGATCACGGGCATCGCCATTGCTACCGACAAAGCGTTCACGGCAGCCGGCACACGTCGGCCAACGCGCGATTACGCTGAAATTGGCAAACCTGGCGGGATGGCCTTCGGCATCCATGTGAGCAATCAGGGCCGATTCACCATTTATGGCGGCGGTGTGCCGATTGTCGTCAATGGGCGCGTCGTCGGCGCGGTCGGCTGTAGTTCAGGGACGGCTGAGCAAGATCATGAAGTCGCCCAGGCCGGCATTGACGCATTTTTGAAAACATTGAACCAGGGATGA
- a CDS encoding acyl-CoA dehydrogenase family protein, with product MEQEPFFSDHHHELAMAVKAFVEREVEPRAQEDEHENERARAFVQLMAREKLLEYVVPDAYGGRFPQLDVRALCLIRQGLAYGSGLADTMFAMQGLGSYPITLAGSEPLKRRYLPRVVSGDAIMAFALTEPEAGSDVAALQSVAQRDGDHYELSGVKTFISNAGLADAYVVFAKTTADVGHKGISAFVVEPTMVGFIVEKSLPLLAPHPIGVIRLDRCRVPCEHRLGEEGQGFKIAMQTLDLFRATVAAAAVGMAQRALDEAISYSRQRVQFGRPLCDFQGIQFKLSDMATELDAARLLVYRAAWKKDQGAERVTREAAMAKLYATEAAQRIIDQAVQIHGGNGVVRGFAVERLYREIRALRIYEGTSEIQKLVIARQLLNQTEASQPRLDRE from the coding sequence ATGGAGCAGGAACCTTTTTTCAGTGACCATCATCACGAACTCGCTATGGCGGTCAAGGCGTTTGTTGAGCGCGAGGTTGAACCGCGCGCGCAGGAAGACGAGCATGAGAACGAACGAGCACGCGCGTTTGTGCAGTTAATGGCCAGGGAGAAGCTGCTTGAATATGTTGTGCCGGATGCCTACGGCGGGAGGTTTCCTCAACTCGATGTGCGCGCGTTGTGCCTGATTCGCCAAGGATTGGCCTACGGATCAGGCCTCGCTGATACGATGTTTGCCATGCAGGGGCTGGGCAGTTATCCGATCACGTTGGCCGGCAGCGAGCCGTTGAAACGGCGCTATCTGCCGCGTGTCGTCAGCGGTGACGCGATTATGGCTTTTGCTTTAACCGAGCCTGAAGCAGGATCAGATGTGGCGGCGCTGCAATCGGTGGCGCAGCGTGATGGTGATCACTACGAGCTCAGCGGCGTCAAGACGTTCATCTCCAATGCTGGCTTGGCTGATGCCTACGTCGTCTTTGCCAAGACGACCGCCGACGTCGGCCACAAGGGCATTTCGGCGTTTGTGGTTGAGCCAACAATGGTCGGCTTCATCGTTGAGAAATCCTTGCCGCTGCTGGCGCCTCATCCCATCGGGGTCATCCGCTTGGATCGCTGCCGTGTGCCCTGCGAACATCGGCTTGGTGAAGAAGGTCAAGGCTTCAAAATTGCCATGCAGACGCTCGATCTCTTTCGTGCGACGGTGGCGGCGGCGGCCGTGGGCATGGCCCAGCGGGCGCTCGATGAAGCGATTTCCTATAGTCGGCAGCGTGTCCAGTTTGGCCGTCCACTCTGTGATTTTCAAGGGATTCAATTCAAACTGAGCGACATGGCCACAGAACTGGATGCCGCGCGATTGTTGGTCTATCGCGCCGCCTGGAAAAAAGATCAAGGCGCCGAGCGCGTGACGCGCGAAGCAGCAATGGCAAAACTCTATGCCACCGAAGCAGCGCAGCGCATCATTGATCAAGCCGTGCAGATTCATGGCGGCAACGGCGTGGTCAGAGGATTTGCCGTCGAACGTCTCTATCGTGAGATTCGCGCCCTGCGCATCTACGAAGGAACGTCAGAGATTCAGAAGCTCGTTATTGCTCGCCAGCTTTTGAATCAAACCGAAGCGAGCCAACCACGGCTCGACCGAGAATGA
- a CDS encoding ABC transporter ATP-binding protein yields the protein MTQPLIEIRHLHRIFQRDSQQVVALHDINLDIAEGEFVALMGPSGSGKSTLMNIMAGIDKPTSGRVTVAGLDIVQLDEDELAEWRNQHVGFIFQTFNLIPVLTAVENVELPLLLTDLTKEERREHAVAALSLVGLSDRLDHYPRQLSGGQEQRVAIARALVTDPTFILADEPTGDLDARSADDVLMLLKQLNEDFGKTIIMVTHDPRAAHYARRELHLDKGVLTHDGVKYATEVSP from the coding sequence ATGACACAGCCGTTGATCGAGATTCGTCATCTGCACCGCATCTTCCAACGCGATAGTCAGCAGGTCGTCGCGCTGCACGACATCAATCTGGATATTGCCGAAGGAGAGTTTGTGGCGCTGATGGGGCCGTCTGGCTCGGGCAAATCAACCTTGATGAACATCATGGCCGGTATTGATAAGCCGACCAGCGGTCGCGTCACGGTGGCCGGCCTAGACATTGTGCAACTTGATGAAGACGAGCTGGCCGAGTGGCGCAATCAGCATGTCGGGTTCATTTTTCAGACGTTCAATTTAATCCCCGTGTTAACGGCGGTCGAAAATGTGGAGCTGCCGCTGCTGCTGACCGATTTAACCAAAGAGGAACGGCGCGAGCACGCCGTCGCCGCGCTCAGTCTGGTGGGACTGTCTGACCGGCTCGATCATTATCCCCGGCAGCTTTCCGGCGGTCAGGAGCAGCGGGTGGCCATCGCGCGCGCATTGGTCACGGACCCAACATTCATCCTGGCTGACGAGCCGACTGGCGACCTGGACGCGCGCTCAGCCGATGATGTGTTGATGCTGCTGAAACAGCTCAACGAGGACTTTGGCAAAACAATCATCATGGTCACGCACGACCCACGCGCAGCGCACTACGCTCGACGCGAATTACATCTGGATAAGGGCGTGCTCACACATGATGGCGTCAAGTACGCGACGGAGGTCTCCCCGTGA
- a CDS encoding aminotransferase class V-fold PLP-dependent enzyme: MDDLLEWRKEFPILQKTVYMVSHSLGAMPRRVYDRMREFADMWASRGVRAWEEGWWQMPVTVGALLAPILGAKPGEVVMHQNVSVCTALVLSCLDFRGRRNKIVYTDMEFPSVMYVCEAFSAYGARTQVVCSDDGISLPMEKLLAAIDEETQIVVLSHVFFKSAFIVDPRPVVERAHAVGAKVLLDVYQSAGTIPLDVRALNVDFATGGSVKWLCGGPGAGYLYVRSDLWPTLEPKITGWMAHARPFAFEVGPIQYADHVMRFLHGSPPVPALYSAQSGYEIIRAVGVERIRQKSMRQTARLIELALEQGFAIHCPLNAEQRGGSIIVDVPHGQAVTAELARREILVDYRPGAGIRIAPHFYTADEELEITIREIKRILETKAYESQSTSANHH; the protein is encoded by the coding sequence ATGGACGACTTGTTGGAATGGCGAAAGGAGTTTCCGATCCTTCAGAAAACCGTCTACATGGTCAGCCACAGTCTGGGCGCGATGCCGCGGCGCGTGTATGATCGCATGCGCGAGTTCGCCGATATGTGGGCGAGCCGAGGTGTGCGCGCCTGGGAGGAAGGGTGGTGGCAGATGCCGGTGACGGTCGGCGCTCTGCTGGCGCCAATTCTGGGCGCCAAGCCAGGCGAGGTGGTCATGCACCAGAACGTATCGGTGTGCACCGCGCTAGTCTTATCCTGCTTGGATTTCCGTGGGCGGCGAAACAAAATCGTATACACCGACATGGAGTTTCCTTCGGTCATGTACGTCTGTGAAGCGTTCTCTGCTTACGGCGCGCGAACCCAGGTGGTCTGCTCCGATGACGGCATTTCGCTGCCGATGGAAAAACTCCTAGCAGCGATTGATGAAGAGACACAGATCGTGGTGCTCTCGCATGTGTTTTTCAAAAGCGCGTTCATCGTGGACCCTCGACCCGTCGTTGAACGCGCCCATGCCGTCGGCGCCAAAGTGTTACTCGATGTTTATCAATCGGCCGGAACCATTCCGCTCGATGTGCGGGCGCTCAATGTAGATTTTGCGACGGGTGGATCGGTCAAGTGGCTTTGCGGCGGCCCCGGCGCCGGTTATTTGTATGTGCGGTCCGATTTGTGGCCCACACTGGAGCCAAAAATAACCGGCTGGATGGCCCACGCGCGCCCGTTTGCTTTCGAGGTTGGCCCGATTCAATATGCGGATCATGTCATGCGGTTTTTGCACGGTTCGCCGCCTGTGCCGGCGCTCTATTCGGCGCAAAGCGGCTATGAAATTATCCGCGCCGTCGGCGTCGAGAGGATTCGACAGAAATCTATGCGCCAGACAGCTCGTCTGATCGAGTTAGCGCTAGAGCAAGGCTTTGCAATTCACTGCCCATTGAACGCCGAGCAGCGTGGCGGCAGCATCATTGTGGACGTGCCGCATGGACAGGCCGTGACGGCCGAATTAGCTCGACGGGAGATTCTCGTGGATTATCGTCCCGGCGCCGGCATCCGCATTGCGCCGCACTTTTACACGGCGGATGAGGAGCTGGAGATCACAATTCGAGAGATCAAACGCATTCTGGAAACAAAAGCCTATGAATCGCAGAGCACATCAGCCAACCATCACTGA
- a CDS encoding enoyl-CoA hydratase family protein → MGALEFIQPKTFLYQEEQAVATITLNRPSTLNALTFETYAELRDLFEALQSRDDIRVVVITGQGRGFCSGGDVNSIIGQLFNRDMRGLLEFTRMTCDLVKNIRLLRKPVIASLNGVTAGAGAVIALACDLRIAAETAKIAFLFVKVGLCGADMGAAYLLPRVIGLSRATELLYTGDFISAQQAYEFGLYNRVVKPEELESETVAWARKLADGPAFSIGMTKEMLNRELNLDLLTALEAEAQAQALCMFNPDYREAYEAFVEKRAPRFNQK, encoded by the coding sequence ATGGGAGCGTTGGAATTCATTCAGCCAAAGACATTTTTGTACCAAGAAGAGCAGGCCGTGGCTACGATCACATTGAACCGGCCGTCAACGCTCAACGCGCTGACGTTTGAAACCTACGCCGAGTTGCGTGATCTGTTTGAAGCGTTGCAATCGCGCGATGACATTCGTGTGGTCGTCATCACTGGTCAGGGGCGTGGCTTTTGTTCGGGCGGTGATGTCAACAGCATCATCGGCCAGTTGTTCAATCGAGACATGCGTGGTTTGTTGGAGTTTACGCGGATGACCTGTGATCTGGTCAAAAACATTCGCCTGTTGCGCAAGCCTGTCATTGCTTCGCTCAATGGCGTGACGGCGGGCGCCGGCGCTGTGATTGCGTTGGCCTGCGACCTGCGGATCGCCGCCGAGACGGCCAAGATCGCCTTTCTGTTTGTTAAGGTCGGCCTGTGTGGCGCTGATATGGGAGCAGCCTATCTGCTGCCGCGCGTGATTGGTTTGAGCCGCGCGACGGAATTGCTCTACACCGGCGATTTCATCAGCGCGCAACAGGCTTACGAATTTGGTTTATACAATCGCGTGGTGAAACCCGAAGAGCTGGAAAGCGAAACAGTGGCATGGGCGCGCAAGCTCGCTGACGGCCCGGCGTTTTCCATCGGCATGACCAAGGAGATGCTCAATCGTGAGCTGAACCTGGATTTGTTGACGGCGTTGGAAGCCGAAGCGCAGGCGCAAGCCCTTTGCATGTTCAATCCCGATTATCGCGAAGCGTATGAAGCGTTCGTGGAAAAACGCGCGCCACGATTCAATCAAAAGTGA
- a CDS encoding FtsX-like permease family protein — protein MSYSRLVWKSGTRSRRRTVLTMLSVALALFVLCTLVTFINELERSLEDTNPLRLVTRHAVALTSLLPAHYRAKIETVPGVVAVTPFTWIGGIYIDRRHTDFAQFACDPAALFEIYREIQIPPEQKQAFIYERTATIVGRRKAEKHGWKLGDRITLKGDIFPFDLELTVRGIFTGSANDESQIFVHHKYLDESLERVAGRSGIAGTYWIRADSIESVPRIIETIDAHFRNTEAPTKTETERAFQMGFISMMGNLKGLIASISSVIIFTILLVTANTMAMSVRERTREVAVLKALGFGRRTILRLLMSEGVLITLTGGLLGCLGARALYTAVDMADFTQGVFQRFEVTWEIVALGLGFAIVLGLLSTAVPAYRAANLTVADGLRHVG, from the coding sequence GTGAGTTATTCACGACTTGTCTGGAAAAGTGGCACGCGCAGCAGACGGCGCACCGTCCTGACGATGCTGAGTGTGGCGCTGGCGCTGTTTGTGCTTTGCACATTGGTGACATTCATCAATGAACTGGAACGCAGCCTGGAGGATACCAACCCCTTGCGATTGGTCACGCGCCATGCTGTGGCATTGACATCGCTGCTGCCAGCCCATTATCGCGCCAAGATCGAAACCGTGCCGGGCGTTGTCGCCGTCACGCCGTTCACCTGGATCGGCGGCATCTATATTGACCGGCGGCATACTGACTTTGCGCAGTTTGCCTGCGATCCTGCCGCCTTGTTTGAAATCTACCGCGAGATTCAGATTCCACCCGAACAAAAACAGGCGTTCATCTACGAACGAACAGCCACCATCGTGGGCCGACGCAAGGCTGAGAAACACGGCTGGAAACTGGGCGACCGAATCACGCTCAAAGGCGACATTTTTCCATTTGATCTGGAGCTGACCGTGCGCGGCATCTTTACCGGCTCAGCTAACGATGAGTCGCAAATCTTCGTGCATCACAAGTATCTGGACGAGTCTCTGGAGCGAGTCGCAGGGCGCTCCGGCATCGCCGGCACCTACTGGATTCGCGCCGATTCCATTGAGTCTGTGCCTCGCATCATCGAGACGATTGACGCGCATTTCCGCAACACCGAGGCGCCCACCAAAACAGAAACCGAACGAGCGTTTCAGATGGGCTTCATTTCGATGATGGGCAATCTGAAGGGGCTGATCGCTTCGATCAGCAGCGTGATTATCTTTACGATTTTGCTTGTCACGGCCAACACGATGGCGATGTCCGTGCGCGAACGAACTCGCGAAGTGGCCGTGCTCAAAGCGTTGGGATTCGGCCGTCGGACGATTCTCCGCCTGCTCATGTCAGAAGGCGTTTTGATCACATTGACAGGCGGACTGCTTGGGTGCCTGGGCGCGCGCGCGTTGTATACCGCTGTGGACATGGCCGACTTCACTCAAGGCGTCTTCCAACGGTTTGAGGTGACATGGGAAATCGTCGCGCTGGGACTCGGCTTTGCCATCGTGCTGGGGTTGCTCAGCACCGCCGTGCCGGCCTATCGCGCGGCGAATTTAACAGTGGCCGACGGACTGCGCCACGTCGGCTGA
- a CDS encoding ABC transporter permease, which produces MTIPLKYNIRSLLVRRTSTLMTVMSIALVVCIFVGIMALAQGLETALVTSGDPLNVLVRRQGSNAELSSSVPREAFRTLAYWPGVQSDAAGDPLAAAEIVTAVNLPKHNQQQGANITIRGVSANSMQLRRQMRLIEGRMFRPGLREVIVGRRVRERFQNTHLGDRLNFGKAQWQVVGIFEAGNTAFDSEIWADVNQLADDFNRQTYSSALLRATDAAAAQALIERINNDRRFNLMGQIESDYYAEQTQAASAIKGLALFIAFVMGIGACFAAMNTMYAAVAYRTREIATLQVLGFKPWSVLLSFMTESLLLSLIGGLIGCLLVLPVNGLTTGTVNWQTFSEVAFAFRITPNLLLTGMGFAALMGLLGGLWPARQASRQTPAAVLREA; this is translated from the coding sequence ATGACGATTCCACTGAAATACAATATCCGCAGCTTGCTGGTGCGACGCACGAGCACGTTGATGACGGTCATGAGCATTGCCCTCGTTGTGTGTATCTTCGTCGGCATCATGGCGCTGGCGCAAGGGCTGGAGACAGCGTTGGTCACATCGGGTGATCCGCTCAATGTGCTGGTGCGTCGTCAAGGCTCCAATGCCGAGTTGAGCAGCTCGGTTCCCCGAGAAGCTTTCCGCACGCTAGCCTACTGGCCGGGTGTTCAGAGCGACGCCGCCGGCGACCCGCTCGCCGCCGCCGAAATCGTCACCGCCGTCAACCTACCCAAGCATAATCAACAACAGGGGGCCAACATCACCATTCGTGGCGTCTCTGCCAACAGCATGCAACTGCGACGACAAATGCGACTGATCGAAGGACGGATGTTCCGCCCCGGACTGCGCGAAGTGATCGTTGGTCGGCGCGTCCGCGAGCGTTTCCAAAACACACATCTGGGCGACCGGCTGAACTTCGGCAAAGCCCAGTGGCAAGTCGTCGGCATCTTTGAAGCTGGCAACACGGCCTTCGATTCAGAAATCTGGGCTGATGTCAACCAACTAGCTGACGATTTTAACCGACAAACCTACTCATCCGCTTTGTTGCGCGCTACCGACGCCGCCGCAGCCCAGGCGCTCATTGAGCGCATCAACAACGACCGCCGCTTCAACTTGATGGGACAGATCGAATCAGATTACTACGCCGAACAGACGCAAGCAGCCAGCGCAATCAAAGGACTGGCGTTGTTCATTGCGTTCGTCATGGGCATCGGCGCATGCTTCGCCGCGATGAACACAATGTATGCCGCCGTCGCCTATCGCACGCGGGAGATTGCCACGTTGCAAGTGCTCGGCTTCAAACCGTGGAGCGTGCTGCTCTCCTTCATGACTGAATCGTTGCTGCTCTCATTAATCGGCGGCCTGATTGGTTGCTTGTTGGTTCTGCCGGTCAACGGGCTCACCACCGGCACAGTCAATTGGCAAACGTTTAGCGAAGTCGCGTTCGCCTTTCGCATCACGCCCAACCTGTTATTGACGGGTATGGGATTTGCCGCACTGATGGGGTTGCTCGGCGGGCTGTGGCCAGCGCGACAAGCTTCTAGGCAAACACCGGCAGCCGTGCTGCGCGAGGCATAA
- a CDS encoding RidA family protein → MDLINPPAWAAAKGYNNATKARAGQIICIAGQIAWDEHQQIVGHGDMVRQFDQALANVLTVLTEAGGRPEHLVRLTLFVTEKEAYRRSVREIGEVYRRRMGKHFPAMTLVEVSSLLEDDAMIEIEAMAVIESE, encoded by the coding sequence ATGGACCTGATCAATCCACCGGCATGGGCTGCTGCCAAGGGCTATAACAACGCAACCAAAGCACGAGCTGGACAGATCATTTGCATTGCCGGCCAGATCGCCTGGGATGAGCATCAGCAGATTGTCGGTCACGGTGACATGGTGCGACAGTTTGATCAGGCATTGGCCAATGTTTTAACAGTGTTGACTGAAGCGGGCGGACGGCCTGAGCATCTGGTTCGATTGACGCTGTTCGTCACCGAAAAGGAGGCGTACCGGCGGTCTGTTCGCGAGATTGGAGAGGTCTACCGCCGCCGCATGGGTAAGCATTTTCCGGCGATGACGTTGGTGGAAGTCAGCAGCTTACTCGAAGACGATGCGATGATCGAAATCGAAGCGATGGCCGTCATCGAGTCAGAATGA
- a CDS encoding response regulator: MMNILIVDDEEDVCRTLSLILIRHGYTCQTATNGAEALKRCSEETFDVVLTDRGMPGMNGLELAEHIKANSPQTRIILITGWPGPLTDDERARTGIETVLTKPISKTELLNVLTTKP, encoded by the coding sequence ATGATGAACATCTTGATTGTGGATGACGAAGAGGATGTATGCCGCACTTTATCATTGATTCTGATCCGTCATGGCTACACCTGCCAAACGGCCACCAACGGCGCCGAAGCATTAAAGAGATGTTCAGAAGAAACGTTTGATGTAGTGCTCACAGACCGTGGCATGCCGGGCATGAACGGATTGGAGCTAGCTGAACACATCAAAGCGAACAGTCCGCAGACCCGGATCATTCTGATCACTGGCTGGCCAGGCCCACTGACCGATGATGAGCGGGCTCGCACCGGCATCGAAACCGTCTTGACCAAACCAATCTCCAAGACGGAATTACTGAACGTGCTCACCACAAAGCCATAG